The following are encoded together in the Bombus huntii isolate Logan2020A unplaced genomic scaffold, iyBomHunt1.1 ctg00000083.1, whole genome shotgun sequence genome:
- the LOC126876563 gene encoding adrenodoxin-like protein 2, mitochondrial has protein sequence MALVNQLQKFSRSILGIASNYSKYTSNTTLPFLQATRGISTTQPLSEKQEVNITFVKASGERIKAKGKVGDTILDIVVNNEIDLGGYGACEGTLTCSTCHLIFSKEVYDALPDKPTDEELDMLDLAYELTDTLVHNNQYQIIHIINSITF, from the exons ATGGCGTTAGtaaatcaattacaaaaattttcgagatcaattctcggtattgcatcaaattattcaaaatatacaagCAACACAACGTTGCCCTTTTTGCAGGCAACAAGAGGAATATCGACCACGCAACCACTTTCAGAAAAACAAGA agtAAATATAACGTTTGTTAAAGCAAGTGGAGAGAGAATCAAAGCAAAAGGGAAAGTTGGAGATACTATATTAGACATAgtagtaaataatgaaattgatttaggtggatatg gTGCTTGTGAAGGAACATTAACTTGTAGTACGTgccatttaatattttcgaaagaagtTTATGATGCACTTCCTGACAAACCAACAGATGAAGAATTAGACATGTTGGATTTAGCATATGAATTAACAGATACGTTAGTTCATAATAATCAGTATCAAATCATTcacattattaattctattaccttttaa